A genomic stretch from Telopea speciosissima isolate NSW1024214 ecotype Mountain lineage chromosome 7, Tspe_v1, whole genome shotgun sequence includes:
- the LOC122669041 gene encoding serine/threonine-protein kinase PBL27-like isoform X2 → MGGCFPCFGSPNKEESNGVIEVSKQDSVKEGSASTAQSHHLSRVSSAEKSRSRSGSESKKETSIPKDGPTAHIAAQTFTFRELAAATKNFRQDCLLGEGGFGRVYKGRLESTGQVVAVKQLDRNGLQGNREFLVEVLMLSLLHHPNLVNLIGYCADGDQRLLVYEFLPLGSLEDHLHDLPPDKEPLDWNTRMRIAAGAAKGLEYLHDKANPPVIYRDFKSSNILLDEGFHPKLSDFGLAKLGPVGDKTHVSTRVMGTYGYCAPEYAMTGQLTLKSDVYSFGVVFLELITGRKAIDNTRAPGEHNLVAWARPLFKDRRKFPKMADPLLQGRYPMRGLYQALAVAAMCLQEQAATRPLIGDVVTALTYLASQTYDPNAASASSRVGPSTPRHRDDRKTMGGGSDSLDEAGRFGRHSHSPHQNSPDRRHRDPVRGVSLGAETGTGEPSGGSGRKWGLDELERQEVQRDSPVHARETPRNFNRDFDRERAVAEAKVWGENWRERKRANAMGSFNGTNEQP, encoded by the exons ATGGGCGGGTGCTTTCCATGCTTTGGATCGCCGAATAAGGAAGAAAGTAACGGTGTAATTGAAGTTTCGAAGCAAGATTCTGTAAAAGAGGGTTCAGCCTCAACTGCTCAATCTCATCATCTGAGCAGAGTCAGTTCTG CAGAAAAATCAAGATCTCGGAGTGGTTCTGAATCTAAGAAGGAAACCTCAATTCCTAAAGATGGCCCAACTGCTCATATTGCTGCACAGACTTTCACCTTTCGAGAGCTTGCTGCTGCCACAAAGAACTTTAGGCAAGATTGTCTTTTGGGTGAAGGAGGATTTGGGCGAGTATATAAGGGTCGATTGGAAAGCACTGGACAG GTAGTTGCTGTGAAACAGCTAGACAGGAATGGCCTTCAGGGGAACAGAGAATTTCTGGTGGAGGTTCTCATGCTTAGCCTCTTGCATCATCCTAACCTTGTGAATTTGATTGGCTATTGTGCCGATGGAGACCAACGCCTCCTTGTTTATGAGTTTTTGCCGTTAGGATCATTGGAGGATCATTTACATG ATCTTCCTCCAGACAAGGAGCCTTTAGACTGGAATACAAGGATGAGGATTGCAGCTGGTGCAGCCAAGGGTTTGGAGTATCTACATGATAAAGCAAACCCCCCTGTCATTTACAGGGATTTCAAGTCATCTAACATCCTTCTTGATGAAGGTTTTCACCCGAAGTTGTCAGATTTTGGGCTTGCAAAGCTGGGTCCTGTTGGAGACAAGACTCATGTTTCCACACGAGTTATGGGAACTTATGGCTATTGTGCTCCTGAGTATGCTATGACAGGTCAACTCACTTTGAAATCTGATGTTTACAGTTTTGGTGTAGTCTTCCTTGAATTGATCACAGGGCGCAAGGCAATAGACAACACTAGAGCTCCTGGAGAACACAATCTTGTTGCATGG GCACGACCGCTTTTCAAGGACCGTAGGAAGTTTCCCAAAATGGCTGACCCTTTATTGCAAGGCCGTTATCCAATGAGGGGACTTTACCAAGCTCTTGCTGTTGCAGCCATGTGTTTGCAGGAGCAAGCTGCTACACGGCCTCTAATAGGAGATGTCGTGACTGCTCTGACATATTTAGCTTCCCAAACATATGATCCGAATGCCGCTTCTGCCAGTAGCAGAGTTGGTCCATCTACTCCCAGGCACAGGGACGACCGAAAGACCATGGGCGGCGGGTCTGACAGCCTAGATGAAGCTGGACGTTTTGGTCGACATTCTCACTCACCCCATCAGAATTCTCCTGACAGGAGACACAGAGACCCTGTTCGGGGAGTAAGCTTAGGGGCAGAGACTGGAACGGGTGAACCCAGTGGTGGGTCTGGAAGGAAGTGGGGCTTAGATGAATTGGAAAGGCAGGAAGTTCAGAGGGATAGCCCTGTTCATGCAAGGGAAACACCAAGGAATTTCAACCGAGATTTTGATAGAGAACGTGCAGTTGCAGAGGCAAAAGTATGGGGTgagaattggagagagagaaagcgagCAAATGCCATGGGT
- the LOC122669041 gene encoding serine/threonine-protein kinase PBL27-like isoform X1 — MGGCFPCFGSPNKEESNGVIEVSKQDSVKEGSASTAQSHHLSRVSSVAEKSRSRSGSESKKETSIPKDGPTAHIAAQTFTFRELAAATKNFRQDCLLGEGGFGRVYKGRLESTGQVVAVKQLDRNGLQGNREFLVEVLMLSLLHHPNLVNLIGYCADGDQRLLVYEFLPLGSLEDHLHDLPPDKEPLDWNTRMRIAAGAAKGLEYLHDKANPPVIYRDFKSSNILLDEGFHPKLSDFGLAKLGPVGDKTHVSTRVMGTYGYCAPEYAMTGQLTLKSDVYSFGVVFLELITGRKAIDNTRAPGEHNLVAWARPLFKDRRKFPKMADPLLQGRYPMRGLYQALAVAAMCLQEQAATRPLIGDVVTALTYLASQTYDPNAASASSRVGPSTPRHRDDRKTMGGGSDSLDEAGRFGRHSHSPHQNSPDRRHRDPVRGVSLGAETGTGEPSGGSGRKWGLDELERQEVQRDSPVHARETPRNFNRDFDRERAVAEAKVWGENWRERKRANAMGSFNGTNEQP; from the exons ATGGGCGGGTGCTTTCCATGCTTTGGATCGCCGAATAAGGAAGAAAGTAACGGTGTAATTGAAGTTTCGAAGCAAGATTCTGTAAAAGAGGGTTCAGCCTCAACTGCTCAATCTCATCATCTGAGCAGAGTCAGTTCTG TAGCAGAAAAATCAAGATCTCGGAGTGGTTCTGAATCTAAGAAGGAAACCTCAATTCCTAAAGATGGCCCAACTGCTCATATTGCTGCACAGACTTTCACCTTTCGAGAGCTTGCTGCTGCCACAAAGAACTTTAGGCAAGATTGTCTTTTGGGTGAAGGAGGATTTGGGCGAGTATATAAGGGTCGATTGGAAAGCACTGGACAG GTAGTTGCTGTGAAACAGCTAGACAGGAATGGCCTTCAGGGGAACAGAGAATTTCTGGTGGAGGTTCTCATGCTTAGCCTCTTGCATCATCCTAACCTTGTGAATTTGATTGGCTATTGTGCCGATGGAGACCAACGCCTCCTTGTTTATGAGTTTTTGCCGTTAGGATCATTGGAGGATCATTTACATG ATCTTCCTCCAGACAAGGAGCCTTTAGACTGGAATACAAGGATGAGGATTGCAGCTGGTGCAGCCAAGGGTTTGGAGTATCTACATGATAAAGCAAACCCCCCTGTCATTTACAGGGATTTCAAGTCATCTAACATCCTTCTTGATGAAGGTTTTCACCCGAAGTTGTCAGATTTTGGGCTTGCAAAGCTGGGTCCTGTTGGAGACAAGACTCATGTTTCCACACGAGTTATGGGAACTTATGGCTATTGTGCTCCTGAGTATGCTATGACAGGTCAACTCACTTTGAAATCTGATGTTTACAGTTTTGGTGTAGTCTTCCTTGAATTGATCACAGGGCGCAAGGCAATAGACAACACTAGAGCTCCTGGAGAACACAATCTTGTTGCATGG GCACGACCGCTTTTCAAGGACCGTAGGAAGTTTCCCAAAATGGCTGACCCTTTATTGCAAGGCCGTTATCCAATGAGGGGACTTTACCAAGCTCTTGCTGTTGCAGCCATGTGTTTGCAGGAGCAAGCTGCTACACGGCCTCTAATAGGAGATGTCGTGACTGCTCTGACATATTTAGCTTCCCAAACATATGATCCGAATGCCGCTTCTGCCAGTAGCAGAGTTGGTCCATCTACTCCCAGGCACAGGGACGACCGAAAGACCATGGGCGGCGGGTCTGACAGCCTAGATGAAGCTGGACGTTTTGGTCGACATTCTCACTCACCCCATCAGAATTCTCCTGACAGGAGACACAGAGACCCTGTTCGGGGAGTAAGCTTAGGGGCAGAGACTGGAACGGGTGAACCCAGTGGTGGGTCTGGAAGGAAGTGGGGCTTAGATGAATTGGAAAGGCAGGAAGTTCAGAGGGATAGCCCTGTTCATGCAAGGGAAACACCAAGGAATTTCAACCGAGATTTTGATAGAGAACGTGCAGTTGCAGAGGCAAAAGTATGGGGTgagaattggagagagagaaagcgagCAAATGCCATGGGT
- the LOC122669041 gene encoding serine/threonine-protein kinase PBL27-like isoform X3 translates to MGGCFPCFGSPNKEESNGVIEVSKQDSVKEGSASTAQSHHLSRVSSEKSRSRSGSESKKETSIPKDGPTAHIAAQTFTFRELAAATKNFRQDCLLGEGGFGRVYKGRLESTGQVVAVKQLDRNGLQGNREFLVEVLMLSLLHHPNLVNLIGYCADGDQRLLVYEFLPLGSLEDHLHDLPPDKEPLDWNTRMRIAAGAAKGLEYLHDKANPPVIYRDFKSSNILLDEGFHPKLSDFGLAKLGPVGDKTHVSTRVMGTYGYCAPEYAMTGQLTLKSDVYSFGVVFLELITGRKAIDNTRAPGEHNLVAWARPLFKDRRKFPKMADPLLQGRYPMRGLYQALAVAAMCLQEQAATRPLIGDVVTALTYLASQTYDPNAASASSRVGPSTPRHRDDRKTMGGGSDSLDEAGRFGRHSHSPHQNSPDRRHRDPVRGVSLGAETGTGEPSGGSGRKWGLDELERQEVQRDSPVHARETPRNFNRDFDRERAVAEAKVWGENWRERKRANAMGSFNGTNEQP, encoded by the exons ATGGGCGGGTGCTTTCCATGCTTTGGATCGCCGAATAAGGAAGAAAGTAACGGTGTAATTGAAGTTTCGAAGCAAGATTCTGTAAAAGAGGGTTCAGCCTCAACTGCTCAATCTCATCATCTGAGCAGAGTCAGTTCTG AAAAATCAAGATCTCGGAGTGGTTCTGAATCTAAGAAGGAAACCTCAATTCCTAAAGATGGCCCAACTGCTCATATTGCTGCACAGACTTTCACCTTTCGAGAGCTTGCTGCTGCCACAAAGAACTTTAGGCAAGATTGTCTTTTGGGTGAAGGAGGATTTGGGCGAGTATATAAGGGTCGATTGGAAAGCACTGGACAG GTAGTTGCTGTGAAACAGCTAGACAGGAATGGCCTTCAGGGGAACAGAGAATTTCTGGTGGAGGTTCTCATGCTTAGCCTCTTGCATCATCCTAACCTTGTGAATTTGATTGGCTATTGTGCCGATGGAGACCAACGCCTCCTTGTTTATGAGTTTTTGCCGTTAGGATCATTGGAGGATCATTTACATG ATCTTCCTCCAGACAAGGAGCCTTTAGACTGGAATACAAGGATGAGGATTGCAGCTGGTGCAGCCAAGGGTTTGGAGTATCTACATGATAAAGCAAACCCCCCTGTCATTTACAGGGATTTCAAGTCATCTAACATCCTTCTTGATGAAGGTTTTCACCCGAAGTTGTCAGATTTTGGGCTTGCAAAGCTGGGTCCTGTTGGAGACAAGACTCATGTTTCCACACGAGTTATGGGAACTTATGGCTATTGTGCTCCTGAGTATGCTATGACAGGTCAACTCACTTTGAAATCTGATGTTTACAGTTTTGGTGTAGTCTTCCTTGAATTGATCACAGGGCGCAAGGCAATAGACAACACTAGAGCTCCTGGAGAACACAATCTTGTTGCATGG GCACGACCGCTTTTCAAGGACCGTAGGAAGTTTCCCAAAATGGCTGACCCTTTATTGCAAGGCCGTTATCCAATGAGGGGACTTTACCAAGCTCTTGCTGTTGCAGCCATGTGTTTGCAGGAGCAAGCTGCTACACGGCCTCTAATAGGAGATGTCGTGACTGCTCTGACATATTTAGCTTCCCAAACATATGATCCGAATGCCGCTTCTGCCAGTAGCAGAGTTGGTCCATCTACTCCCAGGCACAGGGACGACCGAAAGACCATGGGCGGCGGGTCTGACAGCCTAGATGAAGCTGGACGTTTTGGTCGACATTCTCACTCACCCCATCAGAATTCTCCTGACAGGAGACACAGAGACCCTGTTCGGGGAGTAAGCTTAGGGGCAGAGACTGGAACGGGTGAACCCAGTGGTGGGTCTGGAAGGAAGTGGGGCTTAGATGAATTGGAAAGGCAGGAAGTTCAGAGGGATAGCCCTGTTCATGCAAGGGAAACACCAAGGAATTTCAACCGAGATTTTGATAGAGAACGTGCAGTTGCAGAGGCAAAAGTATGGGGTgagaattggagagagagaaagcgagCAAATGCCATGGGT